A window of the Tripterygium wilfordii isolate XIE 37 chromosome 12, ASM1340144v1, whole genome shotgun sequence genome harbors these coding sequences:
- the LOC120010745 gene encoding protein LIGHT-DEPENDENT SHORT HYPOCOTYLS 4-like, producing MDSIPEMDITTITTAATSTTLLPASSESSSSQSSSRYENQKRRDWNTFGQYLKNHRPPLALSRCSGAHVLEFLRYLDQFGKTKVHTPICPFYGHPNPPAPCPCPLRQAWGSLDALIGRLRAAFEENGGKPEANPFGARAVRLYLREVRDLQSKARGISYEKKKRKRPPQPPPTLQEQHHHQLHALQSPPPPGATT from the coding sequence ATGGATTCAATTCCTGAAATGGACATCACCACCATCACAACCGCCGCCACCAGCACGACGCTACTGCCAGCGTCATCAGAGTCGTCGTCTTCGCAATCTAGCAGTCGTTACGAGAACCAGAAGCGTCGGGACTGGAACACATTCGGCCAGTACTTGAAGAACCACAGGCCACCACTGGCCCTCTCGCGCTGCAGTGGAGCCCACGTCCTGGAGTTCCTTCGATATCTGGACCAATTCGGGAAGACCAAAGTTCATACCCCGATTTGCCCCTTTTACGGCCACCCGAATCCCCCTGCCCCTTGCCCTTGCCCTCTCAGGCAGGCCTGGGGCAGCCTCGACGCCCTCATCGGCCGCCTCCGCGCCGCCTTCGAAGAGAATGGAGGGAAGCCTGAGGCAAATCCTTTTGGTGCTCGTGCTGTGAGGCTTTATCTTCGCGAGGTTCGCGATTTGCAGTCCAAAGCTAGAGGGATTAGTTACGAGAAGAAGAAACGTAAGCGTCCACCGCAGCCACCACCTACACTGCAGGAACAACACCACCACCAACTGCATGCGCTGCAGTCACCTCCTCCTCCAGGTGCAACTACTTGA
- the LOC120010419 gene encoding probable arabinose 5-phosphate isomerase translates to MGSLPPSLDLPSPPKEEYRIDENTLVNFFKSQQNHLNYFFRNIDLSQTLSFTRTLLNTHGVIFFTGVGKSGFVANKISQTFVSLSIRASFLSPVDALHGDIGIVSNRDVVVLFSKSGSTEELLRLIPCARAKGAYLIAVTSVEGSALAATCDMNVNLPLERELCPFDLAPVTSTAIQMVFGDTVAIAMMEARNLTKEEYAANHPAGRIGKSLIFKVKDVMKKQDELPVCREGDLIMDQLVELTSKGCGCLLVIDEEHHLIGTFTDGDLRRTLKASKEGIFKLTVGEMCNRSPRTIGPEAMAVEAMQKMESPPSPVQFLPVIDHHNALIGIVTLHGLVSAGL, encoded by the exons ATGGGGTCTCTTCCACCGTCATTGGACCTTCCGTCACCGCCGAAAGAAGAGTACCGAATTGACGAGAATACCCTCGTCAACTTCTTCAAATCTCAACAGAACCATCTGAACTACTTCTTCCGGAACATCGATCTGTCTCAGACGCTCTCCTTTACGCGGACTCTCCTCAACACTCACGGCGTAATTTTCTTCACCGGCGTCGGTAAATCAGGCTTTGTCGCTAATAAAATCTCCCAGACTTTCGTCTCTCTCAGCATTCGCGCCTCCTTCCTCTCCCCTGTCGACGCTCTTCACGGTGATATTGGCATCGTCTCCAACCGCGATGTTGTTGTACTCTTTAGCAAGTCCGGATCAACCGAGGAGCTCCTCCGCCTCATTCCCTGCGCTCGTGCCAAGGGCGCGTACCTTATCGCCGTGACCTCCGTCGAAGGCAGTGCCCTCGCTGCCACCTGTGATATGAATGTGAATTTGCCGCTTGAGAGGGAGCTTTGCCCGTTCGATCTAGCGCCCGTGACCTCCACGGCTATCCAGATGGTTTTCGGGGACACTGTTGCCATTGCGATGATGGAAGCCAGGAATCTCACCAAGGAGGAGTACGCAGCGAATCATCCAGCAGGGAGGATCGGCAAGAGTCTCATTTTTAAG GTAAAAGATGTGATGAAGAAGCAAGATGAGCTTCCTGTTTGCAGGGAAGGTGACTTGATAATGGATCAGCTAGTGGAACTCACAAGTAAAGGATGCGGCTGCTTGCTTGTTATAGATGAAGAACATCACTTGATTGGGACATTTACAGATGGAGATTTGCGTCGTACTCTCAAGGCTAGTAAGGAAGGTATCTTTAAGCTCACAGTGGGAGAGATGTGCAACAG GAGTCCTAGAACAATTGGTCCAGAAGCGATGGCAGTTGAAGCCATGCAGAAGATGGAATCGCCACCATCCCCTGTACAATTTTTGCCTGTGATCGATCATCATAATGCCTTGATTGGCATTGTTACATTGCATGGATTAGTCTCTGCAGGCCTTTGa
- the LOC120010409 gene encoding NAC domain-containing protein 21/22-like, with amino-acid sequence MGLRDIGATLPPGFRFYPSDEELVCHYLYKKIANEDVLKGTLVDIDLHTCEPWQLPELAKLNASEWYFFSFRDRKYATGFRTNRATTAGYWKATGKDRTVLDPLTREVVGMRKTLVFYRNRAPNGIKTGWIMHEFRLETPHMPPKEDWVLCRVFHKGKETDQNSTNRLPEMVFEATAVSTISPNIGPHNHTMPFGCQNITSNHHQQQHHQNLVNQNSLLNLQFSLDRNISSTNSVANVGSKGDDDYGFFWDMNLEENSLVSSSLEDMRFEIDNSMVFI; translated from the exons ATGGGTCTAAGAGACATTGGAGCAACACTGCCTCCTGGGTTTAGATTTTATCCAAGTGATGAGGAGTTGGTGTGCCATTATCTCTACAAAAAGATTGCTAATGAAGATGTTTTGAAGGGCACTCTTGTGGATATTGATTTGCATACTTGTGAACCATGGCAACTTCCTG AGTTGGCGAAGCTCAACGCGAGCGAGTGGTACTTCTTCAGCTTCAGGGACAGGAAATATGCGACTGGGTTCCGGACCAATCGGGCGACGACGGCTGGATACTGGAAAGCTACAGGGAAGGATCGGACGGTGCTGGACCCACTAACTCGTGAGGTGGTAGGGATGAGAAAGACGTTGGTGTTCTACAGGAACAGAGCTCCAAATGGAATCAAAACTGGCTGGATCATGCATGAGTTTCGACTTGAGACCCCACATATGCCACCTAAG GAGGACTGGGTGTTATGCAGAGTCTTTCACAAAGGCAAGGAAACTGATCAAAACAGCACCAATAGACTCCCAGAAATGGTGTTTGAAGCCACTGCAGTCTCTACAATATCACCCAATATTGGTCCTCATAACCACACTATGCCTTTCGGTTGCCAAAATATCACTTCTAATCATCATCAGCAGCAGCATCACCAAAACCTTGTCAACCAAAACTCTCTATTAAATCTCCAGTTTTCTCTGGACAGAAATATCAGCAGTACCAATTCTGTAGCCAATGTGGGCTCGAAAGGCGACGACGATTACGGGTTCTTCTGGGACATGAACTTGGAAGAAAATAGTCTGGTTTCATCAAGCTTGGAGGACATGAGATTTGAGATTGATAATAGTATGGTATTTATCTAa
- the LOC120010174 gene encoding uncharacterized protein LOC120010174 isoform X2, which produces MDMIPESSKAKKRRREEDPEPESSDVDLTSSLERNLTFSDTLVALRIMRAQFPRIDKVAIQPFILQSQLYSSVNDRTQVDRELETLRRNKVLRLFKLNTGQDDHAIMFLDDYLVQIERVVKRMEEKKQGKLEVLEWFKTRVIDSKLGPSIEHQELCILLSQGVKVKDEHISLLINSGVLTRQLIDPNMYWFAIPNIGSVLKGLSQVSKIRRYYSRRSHALAYKKMR; this is translated from the exons ATGGACATGATTCCAGAATCATCAAAAGCGAAGAAGCGCCGACGGGAGGAAGATCCTGAACCTGAAAGCAGTGATGTCGATCTAACTTCGTCTCTCG AGAGGAATCTTACGTTTAGCGATACGCTGGTGGCGCTTCGTATAATGCGAGCTCAGTTTCCTCGCATTGACAAG GTTGCAATTCAGCCCTTCATTCTACAATCACAATTATATAGCAGTGTAAATGACAGAACACAAGTAGATAGGGAGTTAGAG ACTCTAAGGAGGAATAAAGTTTTGCGCCTTTTCAAGCTAAATACTGGGCAAGATGATCATGCTATAATGTTTTTGGATGACTATCTAGTCCAG ATAGAACGAGTTGTGAAAAGAatggaagaaaagaagcaaggCAAGCTTGAAGTTCTTGAGTGGTTTAAAACACGTGTTATTGATTCAAAGCTGGGACCTAGCATTGAACATCAAGAGCTT TGTATACTCTTGTCCCAAGGGGTAAAGGTGAAGGATGAGCACATCTCCTTATTAATCAACAGTGGTGTTCTT ACCCGCCAACTGATTGATCCAAACATGTATTGGTTTGCAATTCCAAATATTGGCTCTGTACTAAAGGGTCTCTCACAG GTTAGCAAAATCAGAAGATACTACTCCAGGCGATCGCATGCATTGGCATACAAGAAGATGAGGTGA
- the LOC120010174 gene encoding serine/threonine-protein kinase 19 isoform X1 has protein sequence MDMIPESSKAKKRRREEDPEPESSDVDLTSSLERNLTFSDTLVALRIMRAQFPRIDKVAIQPFILQSQLYSSVNDRTQVDRELETLRRNKVLRLFKLNTGQDDHAIMFLDDYLVQIERVVKRMEEKKQGKLEVLEWFKTRVIDSKLGPSIEHQELCILLSQGVKVKDEHISLLINSGVLTRQLIDPNMYWFAIPNIGSVLKGLSQGRKELLSLLNRRRYKEMMLAPLEKKRLRFSPLDMRFHLRDLIGSGHLKTVCTPTGLVVRVSRD, from the exons ATGGACATGATTCCAGAATCATCAAAAGCGAAGAAGCGCCGACGGGAGGAAGATCCTGAACCTGAAAGCAGTGATGTCGATCTAACTTCGTCTCTCG AGAGGAATCTTACGTTTAGCGATACGCTGGTGGCGCTTCGTATAATGCGAGCTCAGTTTCCTCGCATTGACAAG GTTGCAATTCAGCCCTTCATTCTACAATCACAATTATATAGCAGTGTAAATGACAGAACACAAGTAGATAGGGAGTTAGAG ACTCTAAGGAGGAATAAAGTTTTGCGCCTTTTCAAGCTAAATACTGGGCAAGATGATCATGCTATAATGTTTTTGGATGACTATCTAGTCCAG ATAGAACGAGTTGTGAAAAGAatggaagaaaagaagcaaggCAAGCTTGAAGTTCTTGAGTGGTTTAAAACACGTGTTATTGATTCAAAGCTGGGACCTAGCATTGAACATCAAGAGCTT TGTATACTCTTGTCCCAAGGGGTAAAGGTGAAGGATGAGCACATCTCCTTATTAATCAACAGTGGTGTTCTT ACCCGCCAACTGATTGATCCAAACATGTATTGGTTTGCAATTCCAAATATTGGCTCTGTACTAAAGGGTCTCTCACAG GGAAGAAAGGAGCTTCTTTCTCTTCTAAATCGTAGGAGATATAAAGAGATGATGTTGGCGCCTCTGGAAAAGAAGCGACTTAGATTCTCTCCACTTGATATGAGATTTCACCTTCGTGACCTGATTGGCTCTGGTCACCTCAAAACTGTTTGCACACCAACTGGCTTAGTCGTTCGAGTTTCCAGAGATTGA
- the LOC120010174 gene encoding serine/threonine-protein kinase 19 isoform X3, protein MRAQFPRIDKVAIQPFILQSQLYSSVNDRTQVDRELETLRRNKVLRLFKLNTGQDDHAIMFLDDYLVQIERVVKRMEEKKQGKLEVLEWFKTRVIDSKLGPSIEHQELCILLSQGVKVKDEHISLLINSGVLTRQLIDPNMYWFAIPNIGSVLKGLSQGRKELLSLLNRRRYKEMMLAPLEKKRLRFSPLDMRFHLRDLIGSGHLKTVCTPTGLVVRVSRD, encoded by the exons ATGCGAGCTCAGTTTCCTCGCATTGACAAG GTTGCAATTCAGCCCTTCATTCTACAATCACAATTATATAGCAGTGTAAATGACAGAACACAAGTAGATAGGGAGTTAGAG ACTCTAAGGAGGAATAAAGTTTTGCGCCTTTTCAAGCTAAATACTGGGCAAGATGATCATGCTATAATGTTTTTGGATGACTATCTAGTCCAG ATAGAACGAGTTGTGAAAAGAatggaagaaaagaagcaaggCAAGCTTGAAGTTCTTGAGTGGTTTAAAACACGTGTTATTGATTCAAAGCTGGGACCTAGCATTGAACATCAAGAGCTT TGTATACTCTTGTCCCAAGGGGTAAAGGTGAAGGATGAGCACATCTCCTTATTAATCAACAGTGGTGTTCTT ACCCGCCAACTGATTGATCCAAACATGTATTGGTTTGCAATTCCAAATATTGGCTCTGTACTAAAGGGTCTCTCACAG GGAAGAAAGGAGCTTCTTTCTCTTCTAAATCGTAGGAGATATAAAGAGATGATGTTGGCGCCTCTGGAAAAGAAGCGACTTAGATTCTCTCCACTTGATATGAGATTTCACCTTCGTGACCTGATTGGCTCTGGTCACCTCAAAACTGTTTGCACACCAACTGGCTTAGTCGTTCGAGTTTCCAGAGATTGA
- the LOC120011131 gene encoding dolichyl-diphosphooligosaccharide--protein glycosyltransferase subunit 2-like isoform X1 has product MAWNQGGFLVLVLATCICSSAVAIFQPISESHRSAAVELFTAVDGSFGSSLEDTYEALRTFEILGIDRKADVGTGTCRTVSETLVSSSSPSKDLFYALKVNGILRCNIEDEVFEGIISKLKAEVNDASSLLDFYYSVGSLVLIKDQTSRVDPHLADAVGVFRSIKALSQSDGRWRYSSNNPESSTFAAGLALEALAGVVSLTSSEIDQSLTSTTKNDIMKLFDSIEKYDDGAFYFDEKVVDALEHKGPLSTTSSVVRGLTAFAAVTSGSLSLPKDQVLGLAKFFLGIGIPGDARDFFNQVDALAYLESNRVSIPLILSLPATVLSLTKKDLLKVRVNTVLGSNAPPLSVKLMRVVKSGNKGASIVESQELKFDPESAVYFLEALPESLDVGHYTFVFEVVLHDSEHKKVYATGAQTQIPIFVTGLIITENAEIAVLESDLESGEPPNKLDLAGENVASLSANHLQKLRLSFQLTTPLGNAFKPHQAVLKLRHETQVEHIFLVGNSGKQFEIILDFLGLVEKFFYLSGRYDIQLTVGDSVMENSFFKEVGFLELDLPEAPEKAPRPPPVHVDPYSRYGPKAEITHIFRAPEKRPPKELSLVFLGLTVLPFIGFLVGLLRLGVNLKNFPSSAVSATFAVLFHLGIGAVLLLYVLFWLKLDLFTTLKTLGFLGVFLILVGHKILSHLASTSAKLKSA; this is encoded by the exons ATGGCCTGGAATCAAGGAGGATTTCTGGTGCTAGTTCTGGCAACATGTATCTGCTCATCTGCTGTTGCAATCTTTCAACCGATCTCGGAATCTCACCGATCTGCGGCTGTCGAGCTCTTCACTGCGGTTGATGGATCATTTGGAAG CAGCCTAGAAGACACATATGAGGCACTCAGAACATTTGAGATTCTTGGAATTGATAGAAAGGCCGATGTTGGTACCGGCACTTGCCGGACTGTGTCTGAAACTCTTGTTTCATCATCTTCACCTTCAAAAGATTTGTTCTACGCATTAAAAGTTAATGGCATATTGAGATGCAATATCGAAGATGAAGTTTTTGAG GGCATTATTTCAAAACTTAAAGCTGAGGTCAATGATGCAAGTTCATTGCTTGACTTCTACTACTCAGTAGGAAGCTTGGTACTAATCAAG GATCAAACATCAAGAGTTGATCCACATCTTGCTGATGCTGTAGGAGTTTTTCGTTCCATCAAG GCCCTTAGCCAGAGTGATGGGAGGTGGCGCTATAGTTCAAATAATCCAGAATCTAGTACCTTTGCAGCTG GACTAGCACTTGAAGCTCTTGCTGGGGTTGTCTCATTAACATCTTCTGAGATAGATCAATCTTTG ACCAGTACAACTAAAAATGACATAATGAAGCTTTTTGACAGTATTGAAAAATATG ATGATGGGGCTTTTTACTTTGATGAGAAAGTTGTGGATGCTCTTGAGCATAAAGGTCCTCTTTCAACTACATCCTCTGTTGTAAGAGGGCTGACAGCATTCGCCGCTGTTACTTCTGGAAGTTTGAGT CTTCCGAAGGACCAAGTACTGGGTCTGGCAAAATTCTTCCTCGGAATTGGAATTCCTGGTGATGCCAGGGATTTCTTCAACCAAGTAGATGCTCTAGCTTACTTGGAGAGCAACAG GGTTTCCATCCCTCTGATTCTCTCACTTCCAGCTACTGTGCTTTCTTTGACTAAGAAAGACTTGCTTAAG GTTAGGGTGAATACTGTGCTTGGCTCAAATGCACCTCCTCTATCAGTTAAGCTGATGCGAGTTGTCAAATCTGGAAACAAGGGTGCTTCCATTGTTGAGAGCCAG GAACTTAAGTTTGACCCTGAAAGTGCAGTCTACTTCTTGGAAGCTTTGCCAGAGAGTCTCGATGTTGGACATTATACATTTGTTTTTGag GTGGTGCTTCATGATTCTGAGCATAAAAAAGTTTATGCAACTGGAGCCCAGACTCAAATTCCAATATTTGTCACCGGACTCATCATAACCGAGAATGCAGAAATTGCAGTACTTGAAAGCGATCTTGAAAGCGGAGAACCTCCGAATAA GCTTGATTTAGCTGGAGAAAATGTTGCATCATTATCAGCAAACCACCTCCAGAAGCTGCGCCTATCCTTCCAATTGACCACTCCTCTTGGGAATGCTTTTAAGCCACATCAG GCAGTTCTCAAGTTGAGACATGAGACCCAGGTTGAGCATATCTTTTTGGTGGGGAATTCTGGAAAACAATTTGAGATAATTCTT GATTTTCTAGGGCTGGTTGAGAAATTTTTCTATCTATCTGGTAGATATGACATTCAGCTGACTGTTGGTGATTCTGTCATG GAAAATTCTTTCTTCAAGGAGGTTGGCTTTCTTGAATTAGATCTACCAGAAGCACCAGAGAAGGCACCCCGACCACCTCCAGTGCATGTTGATCCTTACTCACGATATGGGCCTAAAGCAGAGATAACCCACATCTTCAGAGCTCCTGAGAAGCGTCCACCAAAGGAGCTCTCTCTTGTTTTCCTGGGGCTTACAGTTTTGCCATTTATTGGATTCTTGGTGGGG CTTCTACGACTAGGAGTGAACCTGAAGAACTTTCCTTCTTCAGCCGTTTCTGCCACATTTGCTGTCCTTTTCCATCTTGGC
- the LOC120011131 gene encoding dolichyl-diphosphooligosaccharide--protein glycosyltransferase subunit 2-like isoform X2 translates to MAWNQGGFLVLVLATCICSSAVAIFQPISESHRSAAVELFTAVDGSFGSLEDTYEALRTFEILGIDRKADVGTGTCRTVSETLVSSSSPSKDLFYALKVNGILRCNIEDEVFEGIISKLKAEVNDASSLLDFYYSVGSLVLIKDQTSRVDPHLADAVGVFRSIKALSQSDGRWRYSSNNPESSTFAAGLALEALAGVVSLTSSEIDQSLTSTTKNDIMKLFDSIEKYDDGAFYFDEKVVDALEHKGPLSTTSSVVRGLTAFAAVTSGSLSLPKDQVLGLAKFFLGIGIPGDARDFFNQVDALAYLESNRVSIPLILSLPATVLSLTKKDLLKVRVNTVLGSNAPPLSVKLMRVVKSGNKGASIVESQELKFDPESAVYFLEALPESLDVGHYTFVFEVVLHDSEHKKVYATGAQTQIPIFVTGLIITENAEIAVLESDLESGEPPNKLDLAGENVASLSANHLQKLRLSFQLTTPLGNAFKPHQAVLKLRHETQVEHIFLVGNSGKQFEIILDFLGLVEKFFYLSGRYDIQLTVGDSVMENSFFKEVGFLELDLPEAPEKAPRPPPVHVDPYSRYGPKAEITHIFRAPEKRPPKELSLVFLGLTVLPFIGFLVGLLRLGVNLKNFPSSAVSATFAVLFHLGIGAVLLLYVLFWLKLDLFTTLKTLGFLGVFLILVGHKILSHLASTSAKLKSA, encoded by the exons ATGGCCTGGAATCAAGGAGGATTTCTGGTGCTAGTTCTGGCAACATGTATCTGCTCATCTGCTGTTGCAATCTTTCAACCGATCTCGGAATCTCACCGATCTGCGGCTGTCGAGCTCTTCACTGCGGTTGATGGATCATTTGGAAG CCTAGAAGACACATATGAGGCACTCAGAACATTTGAGATTCTTGGAATTGATAGAAAGGCCGATGTTGGTACCGGCACTTGCCGGACTGTGTCTGAAACTCTTGTTTCATCATCTTCACCTTCAAAAGATTTGTTCTACGCATTAAAAGTTAATGGCATATTGAGATGCAATATCGAAGATGAAGTTTTTGAG GGCATTATTTCAAAACTTAAAGCTGAGGTCAATGATGCAAGTTCATTGCTTGACTTCTACTACTCAGTAGGAAGCTTGGTACTAATCAAG GATCAAACATCAAGAGTTGATCCACATCTTGCTGATGCTGTAGGAGTTTTTCGTTCCATCAAG GCCCTTAGCCAGAGTGATGGGAGGTGGCGCTATAGTTCAAATAATCCAGAATCTAGTACCTTTGCAGCTG GACTAGCACTTGAAGCTCTTGCTGGGGTTGTCTCATTAACATCTTCTGAGATAGATCAATCTTTG ACCAGTACAACTAAAAATGACATAATGAAGCTTTTTGACAGTATTGAAAAATATG ATGATGGGGCTTTTTACTTTGATGAGAAAGTTGTGGATGCTCTTGAGCATAAAGGTCCTCTTTCAACTACATCCTCTGTTGTAAGAGGGCTGACAGCATTCGCCGCTGTTACTTCTGGAAGTTTGAGT CTTCCGAAGGACCAAGTACTGGGTCTGGCAAAATTCTTCCTCGGAATTGGAATTCCTGGTGATGCCAGGGATTTCTTCAACCAAGTAGATGCTCTAGCTTACTTGGAGAGCAACAG GGTTTCCATCCCTCTGATTCTCTCACTTCCAGCTACTGTGCTTTCTTTGACTAAGAAAGACTTGCTTAAG GTTAGGGTGAATACTGTGCTTGGCTCAAATGCACCTCCTCTATCAGTTAAGCTGATGCGAGTTGTCAAATCTGGAAACAAGGGTGCTTCCATTGTTGAGAGCCAG GAACTTAAGTTTGACCCTGAAAGTGCAGTCTACTTCTTGGAAGCTTTGCCAGAGAGTCTCGATGTTGGACATTATACATTTGTTTTTGag GTGGTGCTTCATGATTCTGAGCATAAAAAAGTTTATGCAACTGGAGCCCAGACTCAAATTCCAATATTTGTCACCGGACTCATCATAACCGAGAATGCAGAAATTGCAGTACTTGAAAGCGATCTTGAAAGCGGAGAACCTCCGAATAA GCTTGATTTAGCTGGAGAAAATGTTGCATCATTATCAGCAAACCACCTCCAGAAGCTGCGCCTATCCTTCCAATTGACCACTCCTCTTGGGAATGCTTTTAAGCCACATCAG GCAGTTCTCAAGTTGAGACATGAGACCCAGGTTGAGCATATCTTTTTGGTGGGGAATTCTGGAAAACAATTTGAGATAATTCTT GATTTTCTAGGGCTGGTTGAGAAATTTTTCTATCTATCTGGTAGATATGACATTCAGCTGACTGTTGGTGATTCTGTCATG GAAAATTCTTTCTTCAAGGAGGTTGGCTTTCTTGAATTAGATCTACCAGAAGCACCAGAGAAGGCACCCCGACCACCTCCAGTGCATGTTGATCCTTACTCACGATATGGGCCTAAAGCAGAGATAACCCACATCTTCAGAGCTCCTGAGAAGCGTCCACCAAAGGAGCTCTCTCTTGTTTTCCTGGGGCTTACAGTTTTGCCATTTATTGGATTCTTGGTGGGG CTTCTACGACTAGGAGTGAACCTGAAGAACTTTCCTTCTTCAGCCGTTTCTGCCACATTTGCTGTCCTTTTCCATCTTGGC